In one Dermacentor variabilis isolate Ectoservices chromosome 4, ASM5094787v1, whole genome shotgun sequence genomic region, the following are encoded:
- the LOC142578335 gene encoding uncharacterized protein LOC142578335, which produces MQVVTLAITVALLPHLALVSGYSVHLNVTSESSVDDAVASRSNAVTLFPLALALAAPAIAVALGTLKPVLLAMALIYLTLFALIYVPVVGELLEASFRAFDSVVADSVSPSVGQDLLRAVGLDTEACRIRAVCEITEDAVRKYPMVAAMLRSLTAAVHAHGNNESLMKGLLGGLSGLGCEALYSTCAQSPFDGFLKTTS; this is translated from the exons ATGCAGGTCGTTACGCTGGCCATCACCGTCGCACTTCTGCCCCATCTTGCCCTTGTCAGCG GGTACAGCGTGCACCTCAACGTCACCTCGGAGTCGTCCGTCGACGACGCCGTAGCCAGCCGCTCCAATGCGGTGACGCTGTTTCCCCTGGCTCTGGCACTAGCCGCTCCGGCGATCGCCGTGGCACTCGGAACACTGAAGCCTGTCCTTCTGGCCATGGCGCTGATCTACCTAACGCTGTTCGCACTCATCTACGTTCCCGTGGTGGGCGAGCTACTGGAAGCCAGCTTCCGCGCCTTCGACTCTGTCGTCGCCGACTCCGTGTCCCCGAGCGTGGGCCAAGACCTGCTTCGGGCCGTGGGCCTCGACACCGAGGCCTGCCGCATCCGCGCCGTCTGCGAGATCACCGAGGACGCGGTTCGGAAGTATCCCATGGTTGCGGCCATGCTGCGGTCCCTGACCGCTGCCGTGCACGCCCACGGAAACAACGAAAGCCTCATGAAAGGACTGCTGGGTGGACTGTCCGGTCTGGGCTGCGAGGCGCTCTACTCGACGTGCGCTCAGTCGCCGTTCGACGGGTTTCTCAAGACGACGTCATAG